The Triticum aestivum cultivar Chinese Spring chromosome 7B, IWGSC CS RefSeq v2.1, whole genome shotgun sequence genome window below encodes:
- the LOC123162294 gene encoding vicilin-like seed storage protein At2g18540, with protein sequence MEQVGEEPPPPVRVRVPRPPPSRGTWLEFLRAVANSMGMSLRCFVMRVWRVSGVATTTNKKSKNSDKKNGRKKNKKRGRKKNKKKKAEAEEDKVQEEDAPEDEEDALEDEEEAEEAEEEEAEEEEEEDEDKIREEDEKQAKEALARQKRKEEEDKIREEEEKQQAKEALARQKRKEEAMRKKQLAAQEVERQRKEDARRRTQEAFETREEAMEEAKRRKEDKAEASTARRSAATDQFQRHVKRFHKAKGVRFGKCSKKGCGVIGKMTDIELHQRYCHGMD encoded by the exons atGGAGCAGGTTGGCGAGGAGCCACCGCCACCGGTGCGGGTGCGGGTGCCACGCCCTCCACCGTCGCGAGGCACCTGGCTGGAGTTCTTGCGCGCGGTAGCCAATTCCATGGGGATGTCCCTCCGGTGCTTTGTGATGCGGGTGTGGCGAGTTTCTGGTGTGGCGACCACCACAAACAAGAAGTCCAAGAACTCAGACAAGAAGAACGGtcggaagaagaacaagaagaggggcaggaagaagaacaagaagaagaaggcggaggcggaggaaGACAAAGTGCAGGAGGAGGATGCGCCCGAGGATGAGGAGGATGcgctcgaggacgaggaggaggcggaggaggcggaggaggaggaggcggaggaagaggaggaggaggacgaggacaagATCAGGGAAGAAGACGAGAAGCAGGCCAAGGAGGCGCTCGCCAggcagaagaggaaggaggaggaggacaagaTTAGGGAAGAAGAGGAGAAGCAGCAGGCCAAGGAGGCGCTCGCCAggcagaagaggaaggaggaagcgaTGAGGAAGAAGCAGCTCGCGGCCCAGGAGGTGGAGAGGCAAAGGAAGGAGGACGCCAGGAGGAGGACGCAAGAGGCCTTCGAGACGAgggaggaggccatggaggaggccaAGCGGAGGAAGGAGGACAAGGCCGAGGCTTCCACTGCACGGCGTTCTGCTGCTACCGACCAG TTTCAGCGCCACGTCAAGAGGTTTCACAAGGCCAAGGGAGTTCGATTTGGAAAGTGCAGCAAGAAGGGCTGCGGTGTCATAGGCAAGATGACGGATATCGAGCTCCATCAGCGCTATTGTCATGGCATGGATTGA